The Lycium barbarum isolate Lr01 chromosome 12, ASM1917538v2, whole genome shotgun sequence genome includes a region encoding these proteins:
- the LOC132623031 gene encoding pentatricopeptide repeat-containing protein At3g29230, which produces MQMPTPIRAPTWVSRRRHFEQKLWDLDKCKDINQLKQMQALVYKSNLQQDPFIAPKLIAAFSLCRQMGSALKVFSQVHDPNVHLYNSLIRAHIYNSQPSQAFATFFDMQCCGIFPDNFTFSFLLKGCSGKCWLSVVSMIHTHVVKWGFDEDIYVPNSLIDAYSKCGLVGVRAAGQLFREMKERDVVSWNSMISALLKVGDLSEARKLFDEMPQRDRVSWNTMLDGYTKAEQMSVAFELFKSMPQRDVVSWSTMVSGYCKAGDLEMARTLFDKMPEKNLVTWTIMISGYAEKGLVKEAIGLYMRMEETGLRLDVAAFVSILAACAESGMLSLGKRVHDTIERSMYKCNTLVCNALIDMYAKSGCLHKAHKVFNGLKKRDLVSWNAMIHGLAMHGHGKKALELFFRMKQEGFVPDKVTLVGILCACNHTGLVDEGIIYFYSMERDYGVIPEVEHYGCLIDLLGRGGYIKEAFELARKMPLEPNVKIFGSLLGACRKHKAVELADDVLNLLGKLEPKNAGKLSGLSNIYASEGDWDNVANIRLMMKSIGRPKQSGASLLVLNDEYREFTVMDKSHDKSDKIYQMVDRLGQHLKLLSPVPAGLCDE; this is translated from the coding sequence ATGCAAATGCCAACACCAATCCGAGCTCCTACATGGGTGTCAAGACGAAGACATTTCGAGCAAAAATTATGGGACTTAGATAAATGCAAAGACATTAACCAACTGAAACAAATGCAAGCATTAGTATATAAATCCAATCTTCAACAAGACCCTTTTATTGCGCCCAAATTAATTGCTGCTTTCTCTCTTTGTCGACAAATGGGTTCTGCTTTAAAGGTTTTTAGTCAAGTGCATGACCCTAATGTGCATTTATATAATTCTTTAATAAGAGCTCATATTTACAACTCTCAACCATCTCAAGCTTTTGCTACTTTCTTTGATATGCAGTGTTGTGGTATTTTCCCTGATAATTTTACGTTTTCGTTTCTTTTAAAGGGTTGTTCGGGGAAGTGTTGGTTGAGTGTTGTGAGTATGATTCATACCCATGTTGTGAAATGGGGATTTGATGAAGATATCTATGTGCCTAACTCGTTAATTGATGCGTATTCAAAGTGTGGGTTAGTTGGTGTACGAGCTGCAGGTCAGTTGTTTAGGGAAATGAAGGAAAGAGATGTTGTTTCTTGGAATTCCATGATTAGTGCGTTGTTGAAAGTTGGGGATTTGAGTGAAGCACGGaaactgttcgatgaaatgcctcAAAGAGATAGGGTTAGTTGGAATACTATGTTAGATGGATATACCAAGGCTGAGCAAATGAGTGTGGCATTTGAATTGTTTAAAAGTATGCCACAGAGGGATGTTGTGTCTTGGTCCACTATGGTTTCGGGTTATTGCAAAGCAGGGGATTTGGAGATGGCTCGGACGTTATTTGATAAGATGCCTGAAAAGAATCTGGTCACGTGGACGATAATGATATCAGGATATGCTGAAAAGGGTCTTGTAAAGGAGGCAATTGGGTTGTATATGCGAATGGAGGAGACAGGTTTGAGGCTTGATGTTGCCGCTTTTGTTAGCATTCTAGCTGCCTGTGCAGAATCAGGCATGCTTAGTTTGGGTAAACGAGTGCATGATACCATCGAAAGGAGTATGTACAAGTGTAATACTTTGGTTTGTAATGCCTTGATTGATATGTATGCCAAGTCTGGATGTTTGCATAAGGCTCATAAAGTCTTTAACGGGCTGAAAAAGAGAGATTTGGTATCTTGGAATGCTATGATACATGGGTTGGCTATGCATGGACATGGGAAGAAGGCACTTGAGCTTTTCTTTAGGATGAAGCAAGAAGGATTTGTGCCTGATAAAGTGACATTAGTCGGTATTTTGTGTGCTTGCAATCATACTGGTTTGGTGGATGAGGGAATAATTTATTTCTATTCCATGGAGAGAGATTATGGGGTAATACCTGAAGTAGAACATTATGGTTGTCTTATTGATCTTTTAGGTCGTGGTGGCTATATTAAAGAAGCTTTCGAACTTGCACGAAAGATGCCACTTGAACCAAACGTTAAAATTTTTGGTTCCCTTTTAGGGGCTTGCAGGAAGCATAAAGCCGTTGAACTTGCAGATGATGTGCTTAACCTCCTAGGTAAATTAGAGCCTAAAAATGCTGGAAAACTTTCCGGATTGTCAAATATTTATGCTTCGGAAGGAGACTGGGATAATGTTGCCAACATAAGGTTGATGATGAAGAGCATTGGCAGGCCAAAGCAATCTGGTGCTAGCTTATTAGTATTGAATGATGAATACCGTGAATTCACCGTGATGGATAAATCTCACGACAAATCAGACAAGATTTATCAGATGGTAGACAGATTAGGTCAGCATCTTAAATTGCTTTCTCCTGTTCCAGCTGGTCTTTGCGATGAATGA